One part of the Flavobacterium johnsoniae UW101 genome encodes these proteins:
- a CDS encoding AMP-binding protein, whose translation MGLYDLIKKNKKLNFIDANTKVVKTFNDIHESLDIEDLRAVVFIYNDNQLPAIEAFLNFYQKKYTVALLNAGLHPEFKQNLENEYKPAYIFDPSRTIVEDYDLKQVSKDISVFKRKEIRLYPIHGDVKLLMSTSGTTGSPKFVKISDDNLVQNALSIMEYMPITEHDVVPLNVPINFVYGFSIFTTNCIKANTIVCTERDVLQKEFWSDLAEYGYSTLSGVPYFYELLHRFGFFKKDTPSVRYFTHTGGMLNQELANVISNYTNIYDKQFFAQYGQTEASGRMAYLPPKDFETKGTSIGFPVKNGRFEIDENTGELIYYGPNVSGGYANNIFDLQHYDQTDKLYTGDLAEKDELGYYHIKGRIKRIMKLFGVRLNLDEVEVLLKNQLGGQTFICISVQDKYLGVIHQDASLLRETITQVIKEKLGLHASSIKNYYFDQVPLTVNGKVDYPAINKYINENENVATAAKTVVG comes from the coding sequence ATGGGACTTTATGATTTAATTAAAAAAAATAAAAAATTAAATTTTATAGATGCAAACACTAAGGTTGTCAAAACATTTAACGATATACACGAATCTTTAGATATTGAAGATCTTCGTGCAGTTGTTTTCATTTACAATGATAATCAACTGCCGGCAATCGAAGCATTTTTGAATTTTTATCAAAAAAAATATACAGTAGCCCTGCTTAATGCGGGGCTGCATCCTGAATTTAAACAAAACCTGGAAAACGAATACAAACCAGCATATATCTTCGATCCGTCTAGAACGATTGTTGAAGATTATGATTTAAAACAGGTATCAAAAGACATATCTGTTTTTAAAAGAAAAGAAATTCGTCTCTACCCTATTCATGGCGATGTTAAGCTTTTAATGAGTACATCAGGAACCACAGGGTCGCCAAAATTTGTGAAAATTTCAGATGATAATCTGGTACAGAATGCTTTATCTATTATGGAGTACATGCCAATAACGGAACACGATGTTGTTCCGTTAAATGTACCTATTAATTTTGTGTATGGCTTTTCGATTTTTACAACAAACTGTATAAAAGCAAATACAATTGTATGTACAGAAAGAGATGTGCTTCAAAAAGAATTCTGGTCAGATCTTGCAGAATATGGCTACTCGACCTTAAGCGGCGTTCCTTATTTTTATGAGCTGCTGCATCGTTTTGGCTTCTTTAAAAAAGATACACCTTCTGTACGTTATTTCACCCATACGGGAGGAATGCTGAACCAAGAACTGGCAAACGTGATTTCAAATTATACCAATATTTACGATAAACAGTTTTTTGCGCAATACGGACAAACTGAAGCCAGCGGCAGAATGGCTTATTTACCGCCAAAAGATTTTGAGACGAAAGGAACATCAATAGGTTTTCCCGTCAAAAATGGAAGATTTGAAATTGATGAAAACACAGGAGAACTTATTTATTACGGTCCTAATGTTTCCGGAGGTTATGCCAATAACATTTTCGATCTTCAGCATTATGACCAGACAGATAAACTTTATACCGGCGATCTGGCAGAAAAAGATGAATTGGGCTACTATCATATTAAAGGACGCATTAAACGTATTATGAAACTATTTGGAGTTCGTTTAAATCTTGATGAGGTTGAGGTTTTGCTTAAAAATCAACTGGGAGGCCAGACTTTTATCTGTATAAGTGTTCAGGATAAATATCTTGGTGTTATACATCAGGATGCTTCTTTACTTCGCGAAACCATAACACAGGTAATTAAGGAAAAACTGGGATTGCATGCCAGCTCAATAAAAAACTATTATTTCGATCAAGTGCCGCTTACTGTTAACGGCAAAGTCGATTATCCGGCTATAAACAAATACATCAACGAAAACGAAAATGTAGCTACAGCTGCAAAAACAGTTGTCGGGTAA
- a CDS encoding heparan-alpha-glucosaminide N-acetyltransferase domain-containing protein — MEQQSKRIPALDLIKGMSVIGMIIIHTLLTFADVKSQSETVIGSFIVFLGRGTSIFLICMGITFMTSRHQSLSSSLKRGGLLLAAALFMNFLKFIFPVIFGFAPDNFIQRYGWHGPIEQQYLYLMLLGDILQLAGMSLLFIGFIRKYVTNKYGILAIGLSIALVSREVSGINLNYPVINYVLDLLFSNDFPAYVYFPVFPWMSFIIIGMFFGKWYQELDYNRPQLFKSMLYIGILFTLSGAPLVFIYGDYNYNGFYHMGPGGVLYFAGWTLIFLWIIYKISVNIRENKFVRLLKYCSKNLTSMYMTQWILISWGKGIFGFRENGITTVLALIVMYIALTFSVQILLDLLKKKSQKSKPVEALN; from the coding sequence ATGGAACAGCAAAGCAAAAGAATTCCGGCACTGGATTTAATAAAAGGAATGAGTGTTATAGGAATGATAATTATACATACACTGCTGACATTTGCAGATGTTAAATCACAATCGGAAACCGTTATTGGCAGTTTTATTGTTTTTCTGGGCAGAGGAACTTCTATTTTTCTAATCTGTATGGGAATAACATTTATGACTTCTCGTCATCAAAGTCTTTCTAGTTCTCTAAAACGTGGCGGACTGCTTTTAGCGGCGGCTCTTTTTATGAATTTCTTAAAATTCATTTTTCCGGTAATTTTTGGTTTTGCACCAGATAATTTTATACAACGATACGGATGGCACGGACCAATTGAACAGCAGTATTTGTATTTAATGTTATTGGGCGACATACTGCAATTAGCAGGAATGTCTTTGCTGTTCATTGGTTTTATTCGAAAATATGTTACCAATAAATACGGAATCTTAGCCATAGGTCTATCAATCGCATTAGTTTCCAGAGAAGTCAGCGGCATCAATTTAAATTATCCCGTAATTAATTATGTATTAGATCTTCTTTTCAGTAATGATTTTCCGGCATACGTTTATTTTCCTGTTTTTCCATGGATGTCTTTTATTATCATAGGAATGTTTTTTGGCAAATGGTATCAGGAACTTGATTATAACAGACCGCAATTGTTTAAGAGTATGCTGTATATCGGTATTTTGTTTACTTTATCAGGCGCTCCTCTAGTTTTTATTTATGGAGATTACAATTACAATGGTTTTTACCATATGGGTCCGGGCGGTGTACTTTATTTCGCAGGATGGACATTAATCTTTTTATGGATTATTTATAAAATATCAGTAAATATTAGAGAAAATAAGTTTGTTAGACTTTTAAAATACTGCAGCAAGAACCTCACTTCTATGTATATGACACAATGGATATTAATTTCCTGGGGCAAAGGCATCTTTGGTTTTAGAGAAAATGGAATAACAACGGTACTGGCACTTATAGTAATGTATATCGCCTTAACTTTTTCTGTTCAGATACTTTTGGATTTATTGAAAAAAAAGAGCCAGAAATCAAAGCCTGTAGAAGCTTTAAACTAA
- a CDS encoding acyl carrier protein, with protein sequence MSTTQELHQVFATAFEIPVESITPDLEYQGIVEWDSMSHLLLVEELERFYNVSISMEDILEMGNIDKIKAILKKNGVEIQ encoded by the coding sequence ATGAGTACAACACAAGAATTACATCAAGTATTTGCAACAGCATTCGAAATCCCTGTAGAATCAATTACACCTGATTTAGAATATCAGGGTATTGTCGAATGGGATTCTATGAGCCATTTACTTTTAGTTGAAGAACTGGAGCGTTTTTATAATGTTTCAATTTCTATGGAAGATATTCTCGAAATGGGAAACATCGATAAAATAAAAGCAATATTGAAGAAAAACGGAGTAGAAATCCAATAA